The Cylindrospermopsis curvispora GIHE-G1 genome contains a region encoding:
- the secF gene encoding protein translocase subunit SecF has translation MRLHVNKWRNIWWVVSLVIIISGIISMVISWQTPTIKAPLRPGLDFIGGTRLQLVRDCKQPNNCDRPIDINVVREVAKEQDLGESSIQLISDNGEQNGITIRTKNLDTDQRLRLQSALSQKVGVFDPQKNQIDDVGPTLGGELFRSGIIALIVSFIGITIYLALRFQWDYAVFAIIALLHDILITVGIFSIFGLVFGIEVDSLFIVALLTITGFSVNDTVVIYDRIRENLKNSPHIPIDKIVDDAVDQTLTRSINTTLTTMLSLVAIFIFGGETLKYFSLALIIGFGAGVYSSIFIASTLLTLWRERSSVQTYTEMET, from the coding sequence ATGAGATTACATGTTAACAAGTGGCGAAATATCTGGTGGGTTGTTTCATTAGTGATTATTATCAGTGGAATTATATCCATGGTGATTTCTTGGCAAACACCCACTATTAAAGCTCCTTTACGTCCTGGATTAGATTTCATTGGTGGTACCAGATTACAACTAGTGAGGGATTGTAAACAACCTAATAACTGCGATCGACCCATAGATATTAACGTGGTGCGGGAAGTTGCCAAAGAGCAGGATTTAGGGGAAAGTAGCATACAGCTGATTTCCGACAATGGTGAGCAAAATGGCATCACCATTAGAACAAAAAACTTAGATACGGATCAGCGCCTTAGATTACAAAGTGCCCTGAGCCAAAAAGTTGGTGTTTTTGACCCACAAAAAAACCAAATTGACGATGTGGGTCCAACCCTAGGTGGAGAACTGTTCAGGTCTGGAATTATTGCTTTAATAGTTTCTTTTATTGGGATTACAATTTACCTAGCTTTGAGATTTCAATGGGACTATGCAGTTTTTGCCATAATTGCCCTCTTGCATGATATTTTGATTACAGTGGGTATATTTTCCATTTTTGGTTTAGTTTTTGGTATAGAAGTAGATAGTTTATTTATCGTAGCATTGCTGACAATTACGGGATTTTCTGTTAACGATACGGTTGTAATTTATGACCGGATTAGGGAAAACCTCAAAAACAGTCCCCACATACCCATTGATAAGATTGTGGATGATGCAGTAGATCAAACCTTAACTAGATCAATAAATACCACCCTAACTACCATGTTATCATTGGTGGCTATTTTTATATTTGGTGGGGAAACGTTGAAGTATTTTTCCCTAGCCTTGATTATTGGTTTTGGGGCGGGTGTGTATTCCAGCATTTTTATTGCCAGTACCCTTTTAACCCTGTGGAGAGAAAGAAGCAGCGTTCAAACCTACACCGAAATGGAAACTTAG
- a CDS encoding D-alanine--D-alanine ligase family protein, which yields MSKLRVGLLFGGRSGEHEVSIVSAGAIAKALTTGENSQKYEVYPFYIQKDGVWQGEEIARKVLESGSAQENTLTTVNLWQFPQKSPQIDLWFPILHGPNGEDGTIQGLLTLMQVPFVGSGVLGSAMGMDKIAMKTAFAQAGLPQVQYQTVTRSQVWSNPCVFPKLCDQIETTLGYPCFVKPANLGSSVGIAKVRSRQELETALDNAATYDRRIIVEAGVVAREVECAVLGNDHPQASVVGEITFNSDFYDYETKYTQGKADLLIPAPLPQTVVEQIQEMSLKAFAAVDAAGLARVDFFYVESTGQILINEINTLPGFTSTSMYPQLWANTGISFPQLVDQLIQLAIERQPTSDRLTN from the coding sequence ATGTCAAAACTGAGGGTGGGGTTATTATTTGGTGGACGTTCTGGAGAACATGAAGTTTCCATAGTTTCAGCAGGAGCAATTGCCAAGGCCTTGACTACGGGAGAGAATAGCCAAAAATATGAGGTGTATCCATTTTACATTCAAAAGGACGGGGTATGGCAAGGGGAGGAAATAGCTAGAAAAGTCTTAGAATCGGGTTCAGCCCAAGAAAATACCCTTACCACGGTCAATTTATGGCAATTTCCTCAGAAATCTCCCCAAATTGATCTGTGGTTTCCCATACTCCATGGACCTAATGGAGAGGATGGAACCATTCAGGGGTTACTCACCTTAATGCAAGTACCTTTTGTCGGGTCTGGAGTTTTGGGGTCAGCCATGGGAATGGATAAAATTGCCATGAAAACAGCTTTTGCCCAAGCGGGGCTACCCCAAGTCCAATACCAAACCGTTACCAGATCACAAGTTTGGTCAAATCCCTGTGTGTTTCCTAAACTGTGCGACCAAATTGAGACCACATTGGGTTATCCTTGCTTTGTTAAACCAGCTAACCTAGGTTCATCCGTAGGTATTGCTAAAGTACGCTCCCGTCAAGAACTAGAAACTGCCCTAGATAATGCTGCTACCTATGATAGAAGGATTATAGTTGAAGCTGGAGTAGTTGCTAGAGAAGTAGAATGCGCAGTTTTGGGTAATGACCATCCCCAAGCTTCTGTAGTTGGTGAAATCACTTTTAATAGTGACTTTTACGATTATGAAACCAAATATACCCAGGGAAAAGCTGACCTGTTAATACCCGCACCCCTACCACAAACAGTAGTTGAACAAATTCAAGAAATGTCCCTAAAAGCCTTTGCAGCAGTTGATGCTGCTGGTTTAGCCAGGGTAGATTTCTTCTACGTGGAGTCCACCGGACAAATATTAATCAACGAAATTAACACCTTACCAGGATTTACATCCACAAGTATGTATCCCCAACTTTGGGCAAATACAGGGATTAGCTTTCCCCAACTGGTTGACCAATTGATTCAACTGGCAATTGAACGCCAACCAACCTCAGACCGATTGACAAATTGA
- the hypE gene encoding hydrogenase expression/formation protein HypE: MAIDKNQKNQNPLFQKIAQVGRRSHQVKDSHINLSHGSGGKAMSDLIHDVFVKNFHNEILSQLEDQASFDLSTLGKLGDRLAFTTDSYVVDPLFFPGGNIGDLAVNGTINDLAVGGAKPLYLSCSMILEEGLPLETLRKVVGSMQHAAQKAGVQIVTGDTKVVHRGCADKLFINTAGIGIIPQGIKISPRHIQPGDMVIINGEIGNHGAAILIARGELELETDIESDSQPLHELVGEIIKVCPHIHAMRDVTRGGLATVLNEFAQTANLGIKINEQTIPIREEVSGMCEILGLDPLYLANEGKIVVVVPQEQAELVLSTMQDHPLGKQAAIIGQVVEQLPGIVFLKTVFGAERMVDMLVGEQLPRIC, translated from the coding sequence ATGGCAATAGATAAAAATCAGAAAAATCAAAATCCCCTATTTCAAAAAATAGCACAGGTAGGTCGTCGCTCCCATCAAGTTAAAGATAGCCATATTAACCTATCCCATGGTAGTGGTGGTAAAGCCATGAGCGATTTAATTCATGATGTATTTGTGAAAAATTTCCATAATGAGATTTTATCACAATTAGAAGATCAGGCAAGTTTTGATTTATCAACCCTGGGAAAACTGGGAGATAGATTAGCATTTACCACCGATTCTTACGTGGTAGATCCCTTGTTTTTTCCCGGTGGCAATATTGGTGATTTAGCTGTTAATGGCACAATTAATGATCTGGCAGTTGGGGGTGCTAAACCCCTATATTTAAGTTGTAGCATGATCTTAGAAGAGGGATTGCCATTAGAAACATTAAGAAAAGTAGTGGGGAGTATGCAACATGCTGCTCAAAAAGCGGGAGTGCAAATAGTTACAGGAGACACCAAGGTAGTGCATCGTGGTTGTGCGGATAAATTATTTATTAACACTGCTGGGATAGGGATAATACCCCAGGGAATTAAAATTTCACCTCGCCATATTCAACCGGGGGATATGGTAATTATTAATGGAGAAATAGGGAATCATGGTGCGGCAATTTTAATAGCTAGAGGAGAATTAGAATTAGAAACAGATATAGAAAGCGACAGTCAACCATTGCATGAACTGGTAGGTGAAATTATCAAGGTCTGTCCTCATATTCATGCTATGAGAGATGTAACTAGGGGAGGTTTAGCGACCGTATTAAACGAATTTGCCCAAACAGCAAATCTAGGGATAAAAATCAATGAACAGACCATTCCTATTAGAGAGGAGGTGAGTGGAATGTGTGAAATACTTGGTTTAGATCCATTGTATTTAGCTAACGAAGGTAAAATAGTGGTTGTTGTTCCCCAGGAGCAAGCAGAACTGGTATTATCCACCATGCAAGATCATCCCTTGGGAAAACAAGCAGCAATTATTGGACAAGTAGTTGAGCAACTACCTGGAATAGTTTTTTTAAAAACTGTTTTTGGTGCAGAAAGAATGGTGGATATGTTGGTGGGAGAGCAGCTACCGAGAATATGTTAA
- a CDS encoding alpha-ketoacid dehydrogenase subunit beta: MAETLFFNALREAIDEEMSRDPSVFVLGEDVGHYGGSYKVTKDLCKKYGDLRVLDTPIAENSFTGLAVGAAMTGLRPIIEGMNMGFLLLAFNQISNNAGMLRYTSGGNFKIPMVIRGPGGVGRQLGAEHSQRLEAYFQAVPGLKIVACSTPYNAKGLLKAAIRDDNPVLFFEHVLLYNLKEDLPREEYILPLDKAEIVRKGKDVTILTYSRMRYHVMQAVKTLEKQGYDPEVIDLISLKPLDFDTIGASIRKTHRVIVVEECMRTGGIGAELTASINDRLFDELDAPVLRLSSQDIPTPYNGNLERLTIVQPEQVVEAVEKMVALRV, from the coding sequence ATGGCAGAAACACTATTTTTCAACGCTCTGCGGGAAGCAATTGACGAAGAAATGTCCCGCGATCCTAGCGTGTTTGTACTAGGCGAGGACGTGGGACACTACGGCGGTTCCTATAAAGTTACCAAAGACCTGTGTAAAAAGTATGGTGATCTGCGAGTCTTGGATACCCCCATCGCTGAAAATAGCTTTACCGGATTAGCTGTAGGTGCAGCCATGACGGGATTAAGACCTATAATCGAAGGTATGAACATGGGCTTTTTGCTCCTAGCATTCAACCAAATTTCCAACAATGCGGGAATGTTACGGTATACATCCGGTGGTAACTTTAAAATCCCCATGGTTATTCGTGGTCCAGGTGGCGTGGGTAGACAACTAGGAGCAGAACACTCCCAAAGACTGGAAGCCTACTTCCAAGCAGTTCCAGGCTTAAAAATTGTTGCCTGCTCCACACCCTATAACGCTAAGGGTCTATTAAAAGCAGCAATCCGGGATGATAATCCAGTGTTATTTTTTGAACACGTTTTGCTTTACAACTTAAAAGAAGATTTGCCTAGGGAAGAATACATCCTCCCCCTAGATAAAGCGGAGATAGTTCGTAAAGGAAAAGATGTAACTATTCTCACATATTCACGGATGCGTTATCATGTAATGCAAGCAGTGAAAACTTTGGAAAAACAGGGATATGACCCAGAAGTTATTGATTTAATTTCCTTGAAGCCTCTTGACTTTGACACCATTGGTGCATCAATTCGCAAAACTCACCGGGTGATAGTGGTGGAAGAGTGTATGAGAACAGGAGGAATTGGAGCAGAATTAACCGCCTCTATCAATGACAGATTGTTTGATGAACTAGATGCACCTGTATTGCGTCTGTCCTCCCAAGATATTCCCACACCTTACAACGGTAACCTAGAAAGGTTAACCATTGTCCAACCAGAACAGGTAGTGGAAGCAGTGGAAAAAATGGTCGCTTTGCGGGTTTAA
- a CDS encoding phosphoribulokinase, with product MSRPIILGIVGDSAAGKTTLTRGIAQVLGPENVTLICTDDYHRYDRQQRAEIGITALHPDCNYLDIMQQHLALLRTGQSILKPVYSHKTGTFEPPQYIKPNKFVIIEGLLGYSTRAARDAYDVKVYLAPPESLRADWKIKRDTQKRGYTQEQVLAELEKREPDSEQFIRPQRQWSDIVVTFYPPNDNETENGGHLNVRLILRPTIPHPDFTQILHPDNDDSESPVRLGLDRDMGKPVDVLEVDGHATLEQVNKIEHVMCNDMPYLKNVCDREINPELGKIAGTTGETLQSYPLAITQLIVTYHMLKATQGHS from the coding sequence ATGAGTCGTCCAATTATTCTTGGTATTGTCGGTGATAGCGCTGCAGGAAAAACTACCCTCACTAGGGGTATAGCCCAGGTGCTAGGACCAGAAAATGTAACTCTCATCTGCACTGATGATTATCACCGGTATGACCGTCAGCAAAGGGCAGAAATTGGCATTACTGCTCTTCATCCAGACTGTAATTATCTGGACATTATGCAACAACACCTGGCTCTTCTGCGCACAGGACAGTCTATACTCAAACCGGTCTATAGTCATAAAACAGGAACCTTTGAACCACCTCAATACATTAAACCGAATAAGTTTGTCATTATTGAAGGGTTACTGGGCTATTCTACCCGTGCTGCACGTGACGCTTATGATGTCAAAGTCTATCTAGCTCCTCCAGAATCTCTACGAGCTGATTGGAAGATCAAAAGAGATACCCAAAAGCGGGGTTATACCCAAGAACAAGTGTTAGCAGAATTAGAAAAGCGGGAACCAGATTCGGAGCAGTTTATTCGTCCTCAACGTCAATGGTCTGACATTGTAGTTACCTTCTATCCCCCCAATGACAATGAAACGGAAAATGGTGGACATCTTAATGTGCGGTTAATCTTGCGCCCTACTATTCCCCATCCTGATTTTACTCAAATTCTTCATCCAGATAATGACGACTCAGAATCACCCGTGCGTTTGGGACTGGATAGGGATATGGGTAAACCAGTTGATGTGTTAGAAGTTGATGGACACGCCACTTTAGAACAGGTTAATAAAATAGAGCATGTTATGTGTAATGATATGCCATATCTTAAAAATGTGTGCGATCGCGAAATTAATCCTGAACTGGGTAAGATTGCTGGCACAACTGGGGAAACTTTGCAAAGTTATCCATTGGCAATAACACAATTGATAGTTACCTATCACATGTTGAAGGCGACCCAAGGGCATTCTTAA
- the secD gene encoding protein translocase subunit SecD, giving the protein MQKYKSVLALIVILLIAAIVVIVKIPVPLGLDLQGGSQLTIQVKPTEQIKEITERELEAVKKVVEGRINGLGVSEPIIQTVGKDKILVQLPGVNDPQQAEKVLGGTAQLEFRLQKPDTETLLQSLRVSQVDIKSKQETLRKGKDENAIAANQAELKKNYQAIAELFASTDPPLTGKYLKDAYGEPTQGNNWNVALRFDNEGGALFAELTKQLAGTGRGIGIFLDNELISSPTVGAEFAATGITGGSAIITGRFQAEEANNLGVQLRGGALPVPVEIAERRTVGATLGQDSIQSSIYAGIGGLTLVLVFMVSYYRLPGLIADISLIIYAILTWATFCLLGVTLTLPGIAGFILSIGMAVDANVLIFERTREELRAGKTLYRSVESGFYRAFSSILDSNVTTWIACAALFWLGSGLVKGFALTLALGVAVSMFTAITCSRTLMFLAISFPAWRKLALYVPKLADRTEIVK; this is encoded by the coding sequence ATGCAAAAATACAAATCCGTATTAGCCTTAATCGTAATTTTACTTATTGCAGCAATAGTAGTGATTGTTAAAATTCCCGTGCCCTTGGGATTAGACCTGCAAGGGGGTTCTCAGTTAACAATTCAGGTGAAACCAACAGAGCAAATCAAAGAAATTACAGAGAGGGAGCTGGAAGCAGTTAAAAAGGTTGTAGAAGGGAGAATTAATGGTTTAGGAGTTTCTGAACCGATCATTCAAACCGTGGGCAAAGATAAGATTCTGGTCCAGTTACCCGGGGTAAATGACCCACAACAAGCGGAAAAGGTACTTGGTGGTACAGCACAACTAGAGTTTCGTCTACAAAAGCCAGATACGGAAACTTTATTACAGAGTTTAAGAGTATCTCAAGTGGATATAAAAAGTAAACAAGAGACTTTAAGAAAGGGAAAAGATGAAAATGCCATTGCTGCAAATCAAGCGGAATTAAAGAAAAACTATCAGGCGATCGCGGAGTTATTTGCCAGCACGGATCCACCCCTAACAGGTAAATACCTGAAAGATGCTTATGGAGAGCCTACCCAAGGAAACAATTGGAACGTGGCCCTGCGCTTTGACAATGAAGGTGGGGCCCTATTTGCCGAGTTGACCAAACAATTGGCAGGGACTGGACGGGGAATTGGTATTTTTTTAGACAATGAGTTAATTAGCTCTCCTACTGTAGGGGCAGAGTTTGCAGCCACTGGTATCACTGGTGGATCAGCAATTATTACGGGAAGGTTTCAAGCGGAAGAAGCAAATAATCTAGGTGTACAATTAAGGGGAGGAGCCTTACCCGTACCGGTGGAAATTGCCGAAAGAAGGACAGTAGGTGCTACCCTAGGTCAAGATAGTATTCAGAGTAGTATCTATGCTGGTATTGGAGGTTTAACCCTGGTTTTAGTATTTATGGTTTCATACTACAGATTACCGGGATTGATTGCGGATATTTCCCTAATCATCTACGCCATCTTAACCTGGGCCACATTTTGTCTATTAGGAGTCACCCTTACCCTACCGGGTATAGCAGGTTTTATCCTGAGTATTGGTATGGCGGTAGATGCTAATGTACTAATTTTTGAGCGTACCCGAGAGGAGTTAAGAGCTGGTAAAACTCTATATAGGTCTGTGGAATCTGGTTTTTACCGGGCATTTTCCAGCATTTTAGATAGTAATGTTACCACCTGGATTGCCTGCGCAGCACTATTTTGGTTGGGTTCTGGATTGGTAAAAGGATTTGCCCTCACTTTAGCATTAGGAGTTGCGGTTAGCATGTTTACCGCCATTACCTGTAGTCGCACTCTTATGTTTTTAGCTATATCCTTTCCAGCTTGGCGGAAGTTAGCGTTGTATGTTCCTAAATTAGCAGATAGAACCGAGATAGTCAAATGA
- a CDS encoding class I SAM-dependent methyltransferase, which translates to MTNQTLGLGTDIYNYLLRNSLRELDILSELRRETAKLPMSMMQISPEQGQFMALLIKILGAKKTLDIGVFTGYSSLVVALSLPDDGKIIACDISEEYTSMARIYWQKAGVADKIDLQLAPALETLDKLLAAGEGGTFDFAFIDADKANYENYYERSLELVRPGGLIAVDNVLWSGRVADPEIQDNQTSKIRAFNQKVHQDSRITLSLVPIADGLTLARKN; encoded by the coding sequence ATGACAAATCAAACCTTGGGTTTAGGAACGGATATATATAATTATCTCCTGAGAAACTCCCTGCGCGAACTGGATATTCTCAGCGAATTACGTCGAGAAACTGCCAAGCTGCCAATGTCCATGATGCAGATCTCCCCAGAGCAGGGACAATTTATGGCACTGCTAATTAAAATCTTAGGAGCAAAAAAAACCTTAGATATAGGGGTATTCACAGGTTACAGTTCCCTAGTAGTGGCTTTGTCTTTACCTGATGATGGCAAAATCATTGCCTGTGATATCAGTGAAGAGTACACTAGTATGGCTCGAATATACTGGCAAAAGGCGGGAGTAGCAGATAAAATTGACCTACAACTAGCTCCAGCATTAGAAACTCTAGATAAACTATTAGCAGCAGGGGAAGGAGGAACCTTTGATTTTGCCTTTATAGATGCAGATAAGGCGAACTATGAAAATTATTACGAGCGATCGCTAGAACTAGTTAGACCTGGTGGATTAATTGCGGTGGATAATGTGCTTTGGTCAGGAAGAGTAGCAGATCCAGAAATACAAGACAACCAAACCAGCAAAATTCGTGCATTTAATCAAAAAGTACACCAAGATTCAAGAATCACCCTAAGTCTAGTCCCCATAGCAGATGGATTAACACTGGCGAGAAAAAATTAA
- a CDS encoding HypC/HybG/HupF family hydrogenase formation chaperone — protein sequence MCLGIPGQIIEISNPEHKLAIVKVGGVKRQINIACIVDEEHPPEKCLGDWVLVHVGFAMNRINEQEAAETLALLQEIANNGDTKDLQRSNL from the coding sequence ATGTGTTTAGGAATACCTGGACAAATAATAGAAATCAGCAATCCAGAACATAAACTAGCAATAGTTAAGGTTGGAGGAGTTAAGCGTCAAATCAATATAGCATGTATTGTTGATGAGGAACACCCACCCGAAAAATGTCTGGGAGATTGGGTGTTAGTTCATGTGGGTTTTGCTATGAACAGAATTAATGAACAGGAAGCAGCAGAAACCTTAGCCCTTTTACAGGAAATTGCTAACAATGGTGATACCAAAGACCTGCAAAGGAGCAATTTATAA
- the hypD gene encoding hydrogenase formation protein HypD: MKYVDEFRNPEKAQGLQKEIAQLSLQISRNSHKNKHLKIMEVCGGHTHGIFKYGIEEILPDNIELIHGPGCPVCVMPKGRIDDAIALCQNQQIIFTTFGDAMRVPGSKTSLLQAKAEGADIRMVYSPLDSLKIAKENPEKEIVFFGLGFETTAPSTAFTILQAAAENIRNFSLFSNHVLVIPALEALLANPDLQLDGFVGPGHVSMVIGTDPYEFIPERYHKPIVISGFEPLDIFQSIWMLLKQIEENRCEVENQYNRLVEKGGNQNAIQAMNQVFTVREKFEWRGLGEIPNSGLKIRPEYAQFDAEAKFTIPNLKVPDHKACQCGEILKGVLKPWECKVFGTACTPETPIGTCMVSSEGACAAYYKYGRLSALI, encoded by the coding sequence ATGAAATATGTAGATGAATTCCGTAACCCCGAAAAAGCTCAAGGTTTACAAAAAGAAATTGCACAACTGAGTCTTCAAATCTCAAGAAATTCCCACAAAAACAAACACCTCAAAATAATGGAAGTATGTGGTGGACACACCCATGGAATTTTTAAATATGGCATTGAGGAAATATTACCAGATAACATTGAACTAATTCATGGACCTGGATGTCCGGTATGTGTCATGCCAAAAGGTAGAATAGATGATGCGATCGCCCTTTGCCAAAACCAGCAGATTATTTTCACTACTTTTGGGGATGCTATGAGGGTTCCAGGGTCTAAAACCAGCTTGTTACAAGCAAAAGCTGAGGGAGCAGATATTAGAATGGTCTATTCTCCTCTGGATAGTTTAAAGATTGCCAAGGAAAACCCTGAAAAAGAGATAGTATTTTTTGGTTTAGGATTTGAAACCACTGCTCCTAGCACTGCATTTACCATATTACAAGCAGCAGCAGAAAACATTAGAAACTTTAGTTTATTTTCCAATCATGTATTAGTTATACCAGCATTGGAAGCATTATTAGCAAATCCAGATTTACAACTAGATGGTTTTGTTGGTCCAGGTCATGTAAGCATGGTTATTGGAACAGATCCATATGAGTTTATTCCCGAAAGATATCATAAACCGATTGTCATTTCTGGATTTGAACCATTGGATATTTTCCAATCTATATGGATGTTATTAAAACAAATAGAAGAAAATCGGTGTGAAGTAGAAAACCAATATAATCGGTTAGTTGAGAAAGGGGGAAATCAAAATGCCATTCAAGCCATGAATCAGGTTTTTACAGTTCGCGAGAAATTTGAATGGCGGGGGTTGGGAGAAATTCCTAATTCTGGTTTGAAAATACGTCCCGAATATGCTCAATTTGATGCAGAAGCCAAATTTACTATTCCCAATTTGAAAGTGCCCGATCATAAAGCCTGTCAATGTGGAGAAATTCTTAAAGGAGTTTTAAAACCTTGGGAATGTAAAGTATTTGGCACAGCTTGCACACCAGAAACACCCATAGGAACTTGTATGGTTTCCTCTGAAGGTGCTTGTGCAGCATATTATAAATATGGCAGATTATCAGCTCTTATATAG
- the hypA gene encoding hydrogenase maturation nickel metallochaperone HypA: MHELGITRNIIAIVKENAHNHRVKRVTLEIGKLSAIMPDAIEFCFDICAQGTIVEGAKLEIIEVPGMARCQQCGVTFTVDKPFGICQCGSVGLDLITGEELKIREIEVEELCV, encoded by the coding sequence ATGCACGAATTAGGAATAACTCGTAACATAATTGCCATAGTTAAGGAAAATGCCCACAACCATCGGGTTAAGCGGGTGACGTTGGAAATAGGTAAATTATCTGCCATAATGCCAGATGCTATAGAATTCTGTTTCGATATCTGTGCCCAGGGTACAATAGTTGAAGGAGCAAAATTAGAAATTATAGAAGTCCCTGGAATGGCCAGATGTCAACAATGTGGGGTCACATTTACGGTAGATAAACCTTTTGGAATCTGTCAATGTGGTAGTGTAGGATTGGATTTAATTACAGGTGAAGAATTAAAAATTAGGGAAATAGAAGTGGAGGAATTATGTGTGTAA
- the hypB gene encoding hydrogenase nickel incorporation protein HypB, with product MCVTCGCDGNQETKITNMSPHSPNGDYHTHTLADGTLIEHAHQHDQSPANIHAKIHHTTISLEQEILGKNNLIAAQNRGWFKGRNILALNLMSSPGAGKTTLLTRTINDLKHKLNISVIEGDQETTNDAQKIQSTGCKVIQINTGTGCHLDAAMIERGIQELQPPLDSVLMIENVGNLVCPALFDLGEQTKVVILSVTEGEDKPMKYPHIFRLSDVMILTKIDLLPYVQFDVEKCIDYAKKVNPHIRVYQVSATTGAGLDNWYGFLSHHTLAPSFKNALGSPSTCDR from the coding sequence ATGTGTGTAACCTGCGGATGTGATGGCAATCAAGAAACCAAAATTACCAATATGAGTCCCCATTCCCCCAATGGAGATTATCATACCCATACCCTAGCTGATGGAACTCTAATTGAACATGCTCACCAACATGACCAATCTCCAGCAAATATTCATGCTAAAATTCACCATACAACCATATCACTAGAACAGGAAATTTTAGGCAAAAATAATTTAATAGCTGCTCAAAATAGAGGGTGGTTTAAAGGGCGAAATATCCTAGCTCTAAACCTGATGAGTTCTCCAGGTGCAGGTAAAACCACTCTGTTAACTCGCACAATTAATGACTTAAAACACAAGTTAAATATTAGTGTAATCGAAGGAGATCAGGAAACCACTAACGATGCACAAAAAATCCAATCCACAGGTTGCAAGGTAATACAAATAAATACGGGTACAGGTTGTCATTTAGATGCAGCTATGATAGAAAGGGGAATACAGGAACTTCAACCTCCCTTGGATTCTGTATTGATGATAGAGAATGTGGGCAATTTAGTCTGTCCCGCATTATTTGACCTGGGGGAGCAGACTAAGGTTGTCATTCTCTCAGTTACAGAAGGGGAAGATAAACCCATGAAATACCCCCACATCTTTCGTCTCAGTGATGTTATGATCCTGACTAAAATAGATTTATTGCCCTATGTACAGTTTGATGTGGAAAAATGTATTGACTATGCGAAAAAGGTTAATCCCCACATTCGGGTTTATCAAGTTTCTGCTACCACTGGTGCAGGCTTAGATAATTGGTATGGCTTTTTGTCTCATCACACCCTCGCTCCTTCCTTTAAGAATGCCCTTGGGTCGCCTTCAACATGTGATAGGTAA